One Pararhizobium capsulatum DSM 1112 DNA segment encodes these proteins:
- a CDS encoding helix-turn-helix transcriptional regulator, which produces MSNDLLTVEQCRGARAMLGWSQAELAKAANVSRQTIADFERGAHVPISNNLAGIVSAFGTAGIEFIPENGGGAGVRFKKTNT; this is translated from the coding sequence TTGAGTAACGATCTTCTCACCGTGGAACAATGCCGAGGGGCACGAGCTATGCTTGGTTGGAGCCAAGCAGAGCTCGCTAAAGCAGCAAACGTATCTCGCCAGACTATTGCCGATTTTGAGCGGGGAGCTCACGTGCCAATAAGCAATAACTTAGCTGGTATCGTCTCAGCTTTTGGAACGGCAGGAATAGAATTCATCCCGGAAAATGGCGGTGGTGCCGGAGTTCGTTTCAAGAAGACAAACACCTGA
- a CDS encoding YciE/YciF ferroxidase family protein: MAKKPKTLDVLFHDTLKDVYFAENKIVATLPKMHDAATSKQFKDAFTKHLAETKVHVERLEEVFKIIGEKPEQKTCDAIMGIVKEGAEIMDEYKGTPALDAGLLAAAQAVEHYEMSRYGTLRTWALELGMKDAGKLLQTTLDEEQATDLALTSIATKVVNQNAEKAA, encoded by the coding sequence ATGGCCAAGAAGCCCAAGACGCTCGACGTCCTCTTCCACGACACCCTGAAGGACGTCTATTTCGCCGAGAACAAGATCGTCGCCACTCTCCCCAAGATGCACGACGCCGCCACGAGCAAGCAGTTCAAGGACGCCTTCACCAAGCACCTTGCCGAAACCAAGGTGCACGTCGAGCGCCTTGAGGAAGTCTTCAAGATCATCGGCGAGAAGCCTGAGCAGAAAACGTGCGACGCTATCATGGGCATCGTCAAGGAAGGCGCCGAGATCATGGACGAATATAAGGGCACCCCTGCCCTCGATGCTGGCCTCCTCGCCGCCGCGCAGGCCGTCGAACACTACGAGATGTCCCGCTACGGCACCTTGCGCACGTGGGCACTCGAACTCGGCATGAAAGATGCGGGCAAGCTCCTGCAGACCACGCTCGATGAAGAGCAGGCGACCGACCTAGCTCTGACCTCGATCGCGACGAAGGTCGTGAACCAGAACGCCGAAAAGGCCGCCTGA
- a CDS encoding adenylate/guanylate cyclase domain-containing protein, with protein MEAPPLQRKLAAILAADVEGYSRLMHIDEERTLAMLTSHRTIVDALIESADGKIFGTAGDSVLAEFPSVVQAVNCAIAIQIAIARANVNIPVENRMTFRMGINVGDVMVKNGDIFGDGVNIAARLETLSDIGGICVTRGVRDHIRDRVEVIFEDMGEHSVKNIARPVRVFKVVFDESYHPILSAARQIDTPGTDITLVAENDPTEVAFWESIREDDDGTELRLYLERYPNGTFSDLAVARLDREPTPVDDPAVEVTFWESVRDSENVAMIRAYIEQYPEGKFLSLAKILVEQKAS; from the coding sequence TTGGAAGCGCCTCCTCTTCAACGCAAGCTCGCCGCTATCCTCGCTGCCGACGTAGAAGGCTATTCACGTCTTATGCACATCGATGAAGAGCGGACGTTGGCGATGCTGACAAGTCATCGAACCATCGTCGATGCGTTGATCGAAAGCGCTGATGGCAAAATCTTTGGAACGGCAGGTGACAGCGTGCTGGCAGAGTTTCCAAGCGTCGTTCAAGCCGTTAACTGCGCGATCGCCATTCAGATCGCCATTGCGCGCGCGAACGTTAATATTCCTGTGGAGAACAGGATGACATTTCGAATGGGCATCAACGTTGGCGATGTGATGGTCAAAAATGGCGATATTTTTGGCGACGGTGTCAATATAGCAGCCCGTCTTGAAACGCTCTCCGACATCGGCGGCATTTGCGTGACGCGTGGCGTTCGAGATCACATTCGTGATCGTGTCGAAGTGATATTCGAGGATATGGGAGAGCACAGCGTCAAGAACATCGCTCGCCCGGTGCGTGTGTTCAAAGTTGTGTTCGACGAGAGTTATCATCCGATTTTATCTGCCGCCAGGCAAATCGATACGCCAGGCACCGATATCACCTTGGTTGCAGAGAATGACCCGACGGAGGTCGCTTTCTGGGAGTCCATCCGCGAGGATGACGATGGCACTGAGTTGCGTCTCTACCTCGAACGCTACCCGAACGGCACCTTTTCCGATCTTGCCGTGGCGCGTCTTGATCGCGAGCCTACGCCCGTCGATGACCCGGCAGTCGAGGTTACGTTCTGGGAAAGCGTTCGTGACAGCGAGAATGTAGCGATGATCCGTGCTTATATCGAGCAATATCCGGAAGGAAAGTTTCTCTCGCTCGCCAAAATTCTCGTCGAACAAAAGGCGTCCTGA